Proteins encoded within one genomic window of Borrelia sp. A-FGy1:
- a CDS encoding PBSX family phage terminase large subunit codes for MIEFKRLPVYHEAYKRKPEASIYIYYSSRGTGKTYDIATVNLERKFSAFGGDTLAIRKKKNKTLESIHKEILELLDRYSLRRRFTISKARIQTKDLVFGKKRAFVFEGGHDTTDLKSYAHFKDLWIEEANQFSDKDIEKLLPTLREQGGRVYMSSNPVPRSHWLYKRYIANQEDTSLCVIRSTYKDNPFLNGGNVKAWLAQQRLAYHGNDIGYRIEVLGEEFDFQTARLIKDFSTCDASFLERATGSFYTGVHVRGNRIVFIEVLLGRLLYLPITVVTNAASKVLLTRQDYASQADQFRGTFVLPSSRAELQYAFSKLGRGALLARARNLYALSDYLLPSNLYVLKAEQTEDVITEFSNTEYYYDETSLSQDGSSTNLVMQQDLEYIPAFLNVVSLFA; via the coding sequence GTGATAGAGTTTAAGAGGCTGCCTGTTTATCACGAGGCTTACAAAAGAAAGCCAGAAGCTAGTATTTACATCTACTATTCAAGTAGAGGGACGGGCAAAACATATGATATTGCAACAGTAAATCTTGAGAGAAAGTTTAGTGCTTTTGGTGGAGATACGCTTGCTATAAGAAAGAAGAAAAACAAAACTTTAGAATCAATTCATAAGGAGATACTAGAACTACTAGACCGTTACTCGCTAAGACGAAGGTTTACTATTAGTAAGGCTAGGATACAAACAAAAGATTTAGTTTTTGGCAAAAAGCGTGCTTTTGTGTTTGAAGGAGGACATGATACGACTGACCTTAAATCATATGCACACTTCAAGGACTTGTGGATAGAGGAAGCAAATCAGTTTAGCGATAAGGATATTGAAAAATTACTGCCTACTCTAAGGGAGCAAGGAGGAAGGGTTTATATGTCTAGTAATCCTGTACCACGTTCACACTGGCTTTACAAGCGTTACATAGCAAACCAAGAAGACACTTCCTTATGCGTAATCCGCTCAACTTATAAGGATAATCCTTTTTTAAATGGGGGAAACGTCAAGGCATGGCTTGCTCAGCAAAGGCTTGCATATCATGGTAATGATATTGGATATAGAATTGAGGTACTAGGAGAAGAATTTGATTTTCAAACAGCAAGACTAATTAAGGATTTCTCAACTTGTGATGCGTCTTTCCTAGAAAGAGCAACAGGTAGTTTCTACACTGGGGTTCATGTTAGGGGAAATAGAATTGTTTTTATTGAAGTACTTCTAGGAAGGCTGCTCTATCTTCCAATAACAGTTGTTACTAATGCCGCAAGCAAAGTTTTACTTACAAGACAAGACTATGCAAGTCAGGCAGATCAGTTTAGAGGGACCTTTGTTCTTCCAAGTAGTAGAGCTGAGCTTCAGTATGCATTCTCAAAACTAGGTAGAGGGGCATTACTTGCTAGGGCTAGAAATCTTTACGCTCTATCAGATTACCTTCTTCCTAGTAATTTGTATGTGCTTAAGGCAGAGCAAACAGAAGATGTTATTACTGAATTTAGCAATACTGAATATTACTATGATGAGACTTCTTTAAGTCAGGACGGGAGCTCAACAAATCTTGTGATGCAGCAAGACCTTGAGTATATCCCAGCTTTTCTAAATGTAGTCTCTCTTTTTGCCTAA
- a CDS encoding terminase, with product MQTQEQETSDELDASSSKEFSQPSPKEKGRESAGNTSSGLAVPSSFQKDNTITIPQEEYKRLKEAYRKLPDMMPREEIDRRVELERNSLTKARMQAEADAFRDSQKLSELEKKCQDYYIPSTIKEATSVKEAKLAFLEAMKRKYSVSKFRVDEAGDLDSQIENLCLLVQELTAYKQMVNTRQREVGVGKIINNTKAQKLKVRLGVSDA from the coding sequence ATGCAAACACAAGAGCAAGAAACTAGTGATGAGCTAGATGCATCAAGTAGCAAGGAATTTAGCCAACCTAGTCCTAAAGAAAAGGGAAGAGAGTCTGCAGGTAATACAAGCTCTGGACTTGCTGTCCCCTCTTCTTTTCAAAAAGACAACACTATTACAATTCCACAAGAGGAGTACAAGAGGCTAAAGGAAGCTTACAGGAAACTTCCTGATATGATGCCACGTGAGGAGATTGACAGGCGAGTTGAGCTTGAAAGAAATTCACTAACTAAGGCTCGTATGCAAGCAGAAGCTGATGCATTCAGAGATTCACAAAAGCTATCTGAGCTTGAGAAGAAATGTCAAGATTACTATATCCCCTCCACTATAAAGGAGGCAACTAGTGTAAAGGAAGCAAAACTAGCTTTTCTTGAGGCTATGAAGAGGAAATATAGTGTTTCTAAATTTAGAGTTGATGAAGCTGGAGACCTTGACTCTCAGATTGAAAACCTATGCCTTCTTGTACAAGAGCTTACAGCATACAAGCAAATGGTTAACACCAGACAAAGAGAGGTTGGAGTTGGAAAGATTATCAATAACACCAAGGCACAAAAACTTAAGGTTAGATTGGGGGTAAGTGATGCCTGA
- a CDS encoding right-handed parallel beta-helix repeat-containing protein — MFYQEEEKVEDSIFNKESEDTLSLASFKEEEENVEEEQEEEGSSQAMPEDAVLVGGVSREEAEAEEEEREDDFEASCASELDIILFTDEGQIFDLTPYTDIASVTLERKIVDPTLKTASSVFRFTSYGLSGEFLNFLFFRKDDVFVEVHEGRKPLFKGILEKFFTREVLDLSKGISFTVNDYSSLLRFSFQRPVQFPVAYLADWLYVYNPFIKDQSVLHLILEHTKLADLVDEEASEAILDRVPAVIIDEGEEVETIISALLYEFGYAYTFTGAGKLVVLPIWKSEVVKQEIEICNIDSGSYVLSKSSASSYDSNRIIWREGKFQSKEEGISKKRPLYSAPISVAGSGGSLYVAVLQKGVVYPDFADKVGNFVFQEYDPSWFDTAYKWDFTRREVWHDKYAVNENLAIIWTSNLEARFSADSSIRLVHEEYYPTKARIWFKNTSSSQGSRYIYYFDIYGDVFYTTVKNVLQTDNASSYYAKRAEYATRFIFDANSAVRLFDFLTNLRVKGHTIVNFRSSQELELTDFVRLRIEEEELEHFFLILSKKISRFDMQKRFFEYEALTWGDYSHYDYITTSAHIGLLDRTTSIYEVVVAPFNYSAEEEVAEQEQHSKERQEVPHFRATGFKDEDILGQAMQFGKEVGVNRIRLLAGDFYIYAPLVINNFELRGKEGVFFRSAGFAKNMFYANKSFKMSGFAICQTAKSVLFISAGRISEQEKPLEEYLSNLRFAANTTLRLCSVYGTQEEKRASIYSVGASFVYLKDMRFSCNLGAALQTERVEKILLENVKFSDTSRSLDIKGVSNINIINIFVLRNRKPSILSGSNVLLRGGEFKENRDAIRLEGFSSVRVEGVEFSSNLGVALHLVDVLQAKLLGNTFTENEVGLSSMTQDLLIRDIFRQNKTALVKARRSSVAASSLRFLDASIYSLNTTDIKEEEVA, encoded by the coding sequence GTGTTTTACCAAGAAGAAGAGAAAGTAGAGGATAGTATTTTTAATAAGGAAAGTGAAGATACTCTATCTTTGGCTTCTTTTAAAGAAGAAGAAGAGAATGTAGAGGAGGAGCAGGAAGAAGAGGGCAGTAGTCAAGCTATGCCAGAGGATGCTGTTCTAGTTGGTGGAGTATCTAGGGAAGAAGCAGAAGCAGAAGAAGAAGAGAGAGAAGATGATTTTGAGGCTAGTTGTGCTAGTGAGCTTGATATAATCCTTTTTACTGATGAGGGTCAAATATTTGATCTTACACCCTATACTGATATTGCAAGTGTAACTCTAGAGCGAAAAATAGTAGATCCAACTTTAAAGACAGCATCAAGTGTGTTTAGGTTTACATCCTACGGCTTATCAGGAGAATTTTTAAATTTTTTGTTTTTCAGAAAAGATGATGTTTTTGTAGAAGTGCATGAAGGCAGGAAGCCTTTGTTTAAAGGTATTCTAGAGAAATTTTTTACAAGAGAAGTGCTAGATCTTAGTAAGGGCATAAGTTTTACTGTAAATGATTACTCTAGCTTGCTTAGGTTTTCTTTCCAAAGGCCTGTTCAGTTTCCAGTTGCATATCTAGCAGACTGGCTTTATGTTTACAATCCCTTCATTAAGGATCAATCAGTGCTGCATTTGATTTTAGAACACACTAAGCTTGCTGATCTAGTTGATGAGGAGGCATCTGAGGCTATTCTTGATCGAGTGCCTGCTGTAATTATTGATGAGGGGGAAGAAGTTGAGACTATTATATCTGCTCTGCTATACGAATTTGGATATGCATATACTTTTACAGGAGCAGGCAAATTAGTAGTACTTCCTATATGGAAATCTGAGGTAGTAAAGCAGGAGATAGAGATTTGCAATATTGATTCTGGAAGCTATGTCTTGTCCAAAAGTAGTGCTAGTAGCTATGATTCAAATAGAATTATTTGGAGAGAGGGAAAATTTCAAAGCAAAGAAGAGGGGATAAGTAAAAAGAGACCTCTTTACTCTGCCCCAATCAGTGTTGCAGGATCAGGTGGGAGCTTGTATGTTGCTGTGCTGCAAAAGGGAGTTGTATATCCAGATTTTGCTGACAAGGTTGGTAATTTTGTATTTCAGGAATATGATCCTAGTTGGTTTGATACTGCCTATAAATGGGATTTTACACGCCGCGAGGTATGGCATGATAAGTATGCTGTAAATGAAAACTTGGCAATAATTTGGACCAGTAATCTTGAGGCAAGGTTTAGTGCTGATTCTAGTATAAGGCTAGTTCATGAGGAGTACTATCCAACTAAAGCAAGAATCTGGTTTAAAAATACTTCAAGTAGCCAAGGCTCAAGATACATATATTACTTTGATATTTACGGCGACGTGTTTTACACAACTGTAAAAAACGTACTACAAACAGATAATGCATCCTCTTATTACGCAAAAAGAGCAGAGTATGCTACAAGATTCATTTTTGATGCAAACTCTGCAGTAAGGCTTTTTGATTTTCTAACGAATTTAAGGGTTAAAGGTCATACGATAGTAAATTTTAGGTCATCTCAAGAGCTAGAACTTACTGATTTTGTTCGACTTAGAATAGAGGAAGAAGAGCTAGAACACTTTTTCTTGATTTTATCAAAAAAAATATCGCGGTTTGATATGCAAAAACGCTTTTTTGAATATGAGGCCTTAACCTGGGGAGATTACTCTCATTATGATTATATTACAACTTCAGCACACATAGGTCTTCTAGATAGGACCACATCTATTTACGAGGTAGTAGTTGCTCCTTTTAATTATAGTGCAGAAGAAGAAGTTGCAGAGCAAGAGCAACATTCTAAAGAACGGCAAGAGGTGCCTCATTTTAGAGCAACGGGGTTTAAAGATGAGGACATACTGGGTCAAGCAATGCAGTTTGGAAAGGAAGTTGGGGTTAATAGGATTAGGCTGCTAGCTGGTGATTTTTATATTTATGCACCTCTAGTTATTAACAATTTTGAGCTTAGAGGGAAAGAGGGTGTCTTTTTTAGAAGTGCTGGATTTGCTAAGAATATGTTTTATGCAAATAAATCTTTTAAAATGTCTGGATTTGCTATATGCCAGACTGCTAAGAGTGTTCTTTTTATATCAGCGGGACGCATTAGTGAGCAAGAGAAGCCACTAGAAGAGTATCTTAGCAATCTCAGGTTTGCAGCAAACACTACGCTTAGACTTTGCTCAGTATATGGGACTCAAGAAGAGAAGCGTGCCTCTATTTATTCAGTAGGTGCTTCTTTTGTGTATCTTAAAGACATGCGGTTTAGTTGTAATCTTGGAGCTGCTTTGCAGACAGAAAGGGTAGAAAAAATTTTACTTGAAAATGTGAAGTTTAGTGATACTTCGCGTTCCCTAGACATTAAAGGAGTTAGCAACATTAATATTATAAATATTTTTGTTCTAAGAAATAGAAAACCTTCAATCTTATCAGGAAGTAACGTTTTACTTAGAGGAGGCGAGTTTAAGGAGAATAGGGATGCTATAAGGCTAGAAGGATTTTCTAGCGTAAGAGTTGAGGGAGTAGAGTTTAGTAGTAATCTTGGGGTTGCTTTGCATCTTGTTGATGTTTTGCAAGCAAAGCTTTTAGGCAACACTTTTACTGAAAATGAAGTAGGGCTTTCTAGCATGACTCAAGATTTGCTTATAAGAGATATATTTAGGCAAAACAAGACAGCTCTAGTTAAGGCTAGGCGAAGTAGTGTTGCAGCATCTAGTCTTAGGTTTCTTGATGCTAGCATCTATTCTTTAAACACTACAGATATAAAAGAAGAGGAGGTAGCATAA
- a CDS encoding anti-CBASS Acb1 family protein: MFRLKFLEKKKKSNARFSMFPLSSATEESADSLRLFEQVAEIYAGFAASRDIYNNKGDGLDVLFNKNFRAVIKHMVYKAILSGESFFHIIIADSDDASKPLRDDFSVLTQEFGQVWCAFDSKREDIHPTRVVKMSSSFLNFDSLKKSSKIMSELLAETVCFLRVNNFTFLKSATLPSVKDMTAHDLAEIKRNVDGALDAASHKMMILGREDDVSNVVRSVSPLRDAFEIIVSDITLHSGIPKEILYPVSPAGDASISNYDIFYLNIDQISRLMVAPFINAVLEKCHLKSNWSFKAIKPVSQKEQADIDEKHARTLGAYLDLLEKAKSLGNSNLFSEIEKQFAAYIANE; the protein is encoded by the coding sequence GTGTTTAGGCTCAAATTTTTAGAGAAAAAGAAGAAGAGTAACGCTAGGTTTTCTATGTTTCCTCTAAGCAGTGCTACGGAGGAGAGTGCAGATTCGCTAAGGCTTTTTGAGCAGGTAGCAGAAATTTACGCTGGGTTTGCAGCATCAAGAGACATTTACAACAACAAGGGAGATGGTCTAGATGTTTTATTTAACAAAAATTTTAGAGCAGTAATTAAGCACATGGTATATAAGGCAATACTATCAGGTGAGAGTTTTTTTCATATAATTATTGCTGATTCAGATGATGCTAGTAAACCATTGCGGGATGACTTTTCTGTGCTAACTCAAGAATTTGGCCAAGTATGGTGTGCTTTTGATAGTAAGCGTGAAGATATTCATCCTACAAGGGTAGTAAAGATGAGCTCCTCTTTTCTAAATTTTGATTCTTTGAAAAAGAGTAGTAAAATAATGAGTGAGCTTTTAGCAGAAACAGTCTGTTTTCTGCGTGTTAATAATTTCACTTTTCTAAAATCAGCCACACTTCCATCTGTAAAAGATATGACTGCACATGATTTAGCTGAAATCAAGCGTAATGTAGATGGGGCTCTTGATGCTGCTTCTCATAAGATGATGATACTAGGAAGAGAAGATGATGTTTCTAACGTAGTTAGATCTGTTAGTCCATTGAGGGATGCCTTTGAGATTATAGTATCTGATATAACACTTCATTCCGGGATACCTAAAGAAATCCTATATCCAGTATCGCCTGCAGGGGATGCAAGTATTAGTAATTATGATATATTCTATCTAAACATTGATCAGATATCAAGATTAATGGTAGCCCCCTTTATCAATGCTGTACTAGAAAAATGTCACTTAAAGTCAAATTGGAGCTTTAAGGCGATAAAGCCAGTTAGCCAGAAGGAGCAAGCAGACATTGATGAGAAACATGCCCGCACTCTAGGAGCATACCTAGATCTACTGGAGAAAGCCAAATCTTTAGGCAATAGTAACCTTTTTTCCGAGATTGAAAAACAATTTGCTGCCTATATAGCAAATGAGTAG
- a CDS encoding BBA14 family lipoprotein: MLSFKDRFFLHLRGTSISLLFFLLFSCASIASLADPPVLLNRDEVVSLRKDEAALYDYCLYLYSWLVDASKYISAHYPFEDRVQFEEFDASYTFGSGKSGISNRIKYFKRYIDKNRPIALYLYHKYSGLGYKGPR; encoded by the coding sequence ATGCTTAGCTTTAAAGACAGATTCTTCTTACACTTGAGAGGCACAAGCATATCTTTATTGTTTTTCTTGCTATTCTCTTGTGCTAGTATTGCAAGTCTAGCTGATCCTCCGGTACTGCTTAACAGAGATGAAGTTGTAAGTTTGAGGAAAGATGAGGCTGCTTTGTATGATTATTGCCTTTACCTTTACTCTTGGCTTGTTGATGCTAGCAAGTATATTTCCGCACACTATCCTTTTGAAGATAGAGTTCAGTTTGAAGAGTTTGATGCTAGCTATACTTTTGGATCTGGGAAGTCTGGTATTTCTAATAGGATTAAGTACTTTAAGAGGTACATAGACAAAAACAGACCCATAGCATTGTATTTATACCACAAATATTCTGGTTTGGGTTATAAGGGGCCAAGATAG
- a CDS encoding DUF261 family protein, whose amino-acid sequence MKYKLASLYRAAYKFFYNLLKEYFIKKYRSEMLEGACRGVAEIAVECKRIVESAKHRLVLPLQHSFSDNNPVIAKYGCYFLCILFIGLVVKEIKDKVEKCFDKFEVDLLYKSFSNAGGLREQNSYVEDPDLILANLGLDEHLCYRSKHYEVSYKVEESDLVIGQYKDKESDMYHFVVLGDSLGEVVWDSLGRSRAVEVGMLSSLRVFKLLDKSLVAGVRERLAFYKNEFRGLRAELA is encoded by the coding sequence ATGAAGTATAAGTTAGCTAGCCTTTACAGGGCAGCATATAAATTTTTTTACAATCTGCTAAAGGAGTATTTCATCAAAAAGTATAGGTCAGAAATGCTAGAGGGAGCATGTAGGGGAGTAGCAGAAATAGCAGTTGAGTGCAAGAGAATAGTTGAGAGTGCAAAACATAGGCTTGTATTGCCCCTGCAGCATAGTTTTAGTGATAACAATCCAGTTATTGCAAAATATGGATGCTACTTTTTGTGCATCCTGTTTATAGGACTAGTTGTGAAGGAAATTAAGGATAAGGTTGAGAAGTGCTTTGATAAGTTTGAAGTCGATCTTTTATATAAAAGTTTTTCTAATGCTGGTGGGCTTAGGGAGCAAAATTCTTATGTAGAGGATCCAGATCTAATTTTAGCAAATCTTGGTCTTGATGAGCATCTTTGCTACAGGAGTAAACATTACGAGGTCTCTTACAAGGTAGAAGAGAGTGATCTAGTTATTGGGCAGTACAAAGACAAAGAGAGTGATATGTATCATTTTGTTGTGCTAGGAGATTCTTTGGGTGAGGTTGTATGGGACTCTCTTGGTAGATCTAGAGCAGTAGAGGTTGGCATGTTGTCAAGTCTGCGTGTATTTAAACTTCTTGATAAGAGTCTTGTTGCTGGAGTAAGAGAAAGGCTTGCTTTTTACAAGAATGAGTTTAGGGGGCTAAGGGCAGAATTAGCATGA